The genomic interval AGCCGAAGCAGTGCCACATCTGGCGCTCCGAGTTGACCGTAAACGATGGGGTCTTCTCCGAGTGAAACGGGCAAAGCCCTTTCCACGCCCGGCCCATGCGCCGGAGCGGCACCCGCTCCCCGACGATCTGCACGATGTCGGATGCGGCGCGGACCTCTTCCTTGGCTTCTTCCGCGGATCGGGCCGTCATGTCAGGTGAGCGTCACGATCGTGACGCCGGTTCCTCCTTCTCCAAGCTCTCCCAGACGGTATTCCTTGACCAGCGTGTTGGTCTGAAGCCAGCTCTTCATCCGCTCGCGAAGGATTCCCTTTCCCTTCCCGTGGATGATGCGGGCCCTCTCGAGGCCGCCCATGTGGGCGTCCTCGAGAAACCGCTCCACCGCGATGATCGCGTCGTCGGCCTCGAAGCCGCGGACGTCGATCTCGGTCTTGGCGTCGGGCCAATCGGCCGCCGCGGCCGCCGCCGCCCTGCCGGCGATTCCGCCGGTCGTCCTCTTCGTGGCGGTCGCGGCGCCACCGCTTGGGGCGCGGCGAAGTTGCGTCATCGGAAGCACGGCGGTCGCGCCGCCGATCCGCACCCGGACCTTGCCGTCCGCGTCGGGCGCGGTCAGCGCGGTCGCCTCGGCGCGCAACGTCGGAACGAACAGCCGATCCCCCGGCGCCACGGAGGTGACCGGCTCGCCATTGCGAGCATCCGACGGCTCCGGCGCGTCCTCCCGCTCGATCGCGTCGGAGAGTCCCTTCGCCAGCCCGCGCGCTTCCTGGAGCGTCGCCGGCGTGGTCCGTTTCTCGGCCCGCATCTTCTTCCGGTAGTCGTCGATCTGGCTCTCGAGCTGGTTCAGGAGCTCCCTCCGCGCCGAGAGCTCCGCCTGCTTCCGCTCCCTCCGCTCGGACTCCAGCCGGTCCAGCGCCGCCGTGAGCTCCGATTCCCTCGCGGCAAGCTGGCCGCGGGTGCGCTCAAGCGCCGCGCGCTCGTCGCGGGCCTCCTCGCGCAGCCGCCCCAGCTCCTCGAGAAGGCGATTCAGGTCGCGCTCGCCCTGCGGCAAGAGCGCGCGTGCACGATCGAGAACGCGCGCGTCCACCCCGAAGCGCTCCGCGACCTGGATCGCGCGGCTCCCACCCGGCACGCCGACGACCAGGCGGAAGAGCGGGCGGAGCGACGTCTCGTCGAACGCCATCGAGGCGTTCCTCACCCCGGCCGTCTCGTGCGCGAACGTCTTCAGCATCCCGTGATGCGTGGTGGCCACGCAGAGCGCGCGCCGCGCGAGCAAGGCCTCCAGCACCGCCTGCCCCAGCGCGGCCCCCTCGACCGGGTCGGTCCCGGAGCCGAGCTCGTCCAGGAGCACCAGGCTCCGCGGCGTCGCCTGCCCCAGCGCTTCGGACACGCGGCGAAGATGCGAGAGGAACGTGCTCACGTCCGATGAGATCGACTGCTCGTCGCCGATGTCGCAGATCACCCGATCGAACCAGGGGATCACGGTTCCTGCGGCGACAGGGATCGGAAGCCCCGCCGCGGCGAGCAGCGCCAGGAGCCCCACGGTCTTCATCGCGACGGTCTTTCCGCCCATGTTGGGCCCGGTCACGAGGAGCATCGGGTGCTCGTGATCGAGCTCCAAGTCGAGCGGAACGGGCGCCGCGCTCTCCCCTTTGCGGTGCCGCTCGACGAGGATCGGGTGCCTTCCCTCGCGAATCCGGAGGCTCCGTTCCTCCACCAGCTCGGGAAGAGACGCCCGCGCGTCCACCGCCCACGCCGTGACCGCCTGCGCCGCGTCGATCCGCGCCAGCTCGGCGAAATTCCGCTCGAGGGCGGGCAGCTCGCGGTGCGCGCGCGCGGTCAGCTCGCGAAGGATCCGCTCGACCTCGCGAGCCTCGGCGAGCGCGTGCTCCGCCAGCTCACTGTTCCCCTCGGCCGCCTCGCGGGGCTCGACGAAGAGGCTCGCGCCGGAGCCGGAGTGCCCGACCACCGTCCCGGGCACCAAGCGCCGGCTCCCCGACGGGATCGCGAGCACGTAGCGGCCGTCCCGCAGGGTCACAAAGCTCTCCGGCGCCGAAAGCCCGCGCTCGATCGCCTCGAGCTTCGCCGCGAGCCGGGCCCGAAGCGTGCGGATCGCGCGCCGGATCTTGGAGAGCTCCGGGCTCGCGTCGTCTTTGACCTCGCCCGACGGATCGAGCGCGCGCGTGATCTCGCGATGAAGCGGATCGAGCGGATCCAAGGCCGAGAGCGCGCGATCGAGCGCGGGAGTTTCGCGCCGCGTCTTCCGATACCAGGTCACGAGCGAGCGCACCTGATCGAGGAGAAGCGCGAAACTCCACAGCTCCTCTCCCCGGAGCGTCGCCCCTTCCGGCGCCAGGCGCGCCAGCTCGGGCCTCAGGTCGGGGGGCGCGGCGGGCGGCGGGGAATCCCCCTCCGCGTGACACGCCAGCAGATCGCCGTAAAGCTCCTGGGCGCCCCGTGCCGACTCCAGGCGTTCGTGCGGCCCGAGCGCGACGACCCGTTCGCGTCCCGGGACCGAGCGCGAGCGGGCCGCGATCGCCTCGAGCACGAGCGGAAGCTCGAGGACGGCGTGCGCGTGGTCGAGGACGCGTTCCTTTCTTGGCGTTTCCAATGGCGCCGCAGCGGGGCGCGAATTCGCGTCGGTAATGGCTGTACGTCCGGAGGTGCGGGTGGTAGCGAAGTGCCGACCCAGGAGGCGAACGGGAAACCGGCTCATGCCGGCCTCCCGCCCGTATTGCGACCTCGAATGACGCGCTACTCCGCCTTCATCCGAGCCATCATCTTTCTTTTCGCGGCGTTAAGCTTCCGCTTGCGCCGCTCGCTCGGTTTCTCGAAGTGCTGATGACGTCGTAGATCCGCGAGAACTCCAGCCTTCTCGCACTTCTTCTTGAACCGGCGAAGGGCGCTCTCGAAGGACTCGCCTTCTTTGACCCTGATGCCGGGCATCTTATAAATCGCCTCCTCACCGTGGTTTGAGGTGTCGAGACAGCCCTCCAAATTGGCCTGGGCAGCATCCGGCTAACACTACAAATGATACCCCAAAAGGCCCTCTTTGTCAAATGGGCCATATCCTGTTTTATTCTAATTGATTACGCACGACCGCCAAAAGCGCTATCGCGGCCGTCTCCGTGGTTAATCTGCTACCACCTAGTGAGATAGGCCGGAATCCAGCCTCGAGGAGCCTCCCGCCCTCTTCGTCCGTAAAGCCGCCGGGCGGTCCAACAGCCAGGGAAATAGAGCCTTGAAGCTCACCCGATGCGGATTTGATGCGGGACTGGCTCCCCGGATCCGCCACATATCTCGGCCCGTCGCCCAGAAGCGCAATGGCCGCCTCCAATGAGGCCGAGGAACGGATCGCCGGTAGGCGGCTGCGCCGCGACTGCTTCAGCGCGGAGACGGCGACCCTGGATAACCGCTCGAGGCGCGAAGATTCAAGTGCTTGGCGTCCGGCCCGGTCGCAGGCGACGAAGTCGATCGCCAGCGCTCCAAGCGGCACGGCGTGGGCCACGACCGTTTCCGCGGGTCCGGCGCCGGGGAGGCCGACCAAGAGCGTGATCGGAACGGAAAGCTCGCCCTGACCCGAAGATCGCCGCTCGATTGCGCCGACCGCGACGCGCCGATCCGACGATTCGAGAAGGCACTCGTAGGTTCCCCCCACCCCGTCGACCGCCACGAAGGGGGTCCCGGGAGCCGCTCGGTGTACGTGCAGAAGGTGGTGTGATTCCTCGCGATCGAGCGTGAGGCGATCGCCTCGGATCGCGTCGGGGGCGACCCAGAAGATCGTGTCGGGTCGTCGCGGCTTGGGCACGGCCTAGCGGCCGGCGTCGTCGCGGGGTCGCCGCGGGGCCGCGGGCTTGGCCTCGGGCAGCTCGTCGAATTCCTGGAGCAGCTTCTTCCCCCGGTCCGAGAGCTTTGCCGGCGTCGCGAGGTCGATCCGAACCAGCAGATCCCCAGGCTTCGACCGCTTGAGGCTCCGTATCCCCTTCCCGCGGAGGCGAAGGAGCTTCCCCGGGGTCGTACCCGCGGGCACGTCGATGGCCGCCCGTCCTCCGCCCAGGGTCGGGACTTCGATCCGCCCCCCGAGCGCCGCCTTTGCGACGCTGATCGGAATCTCGACCAGGAGGTCGTCTCCGTCCCTCAGGAAGAGGTCGTGCTCGATCTCCTCGATGTGGGCGATCAGGTCGCCGGGCGCGCCGCCCCGGGGACCGACGTCTCCCATGCCGGCGAGCGGGATGTAGTTCCCGTTCGAGACCCCGGCCGGGACCTGGATCGTGAGCTCGCTCTGCTCGCGGCGGCGTCCCTCGCCGGCGCAGTCGGCGCACGGCGTTTCGATCACGGTCCCCTCGCCGCGGCACCGGTCGCACGTCGTGATGTTGATCAGCTGGCCGAGGATCGAGCGCTGCACCAACCGCACCTGGCCCGAGCCGTGACAGACCGGGCAGGTCTTCCGGGTCGTCCCCTCCTTGGCGCCGGTTCCGTGGCAGGTCGAGCAGGCGCGCATATGACGGATCTTGACGACCTTCTCGACTCCGGTCGCGATCTCCTCGAGCGTCAGAGGCAGGCGAAGCTCCAGCGTGTTGCCACGCCGTTCGCGCGGGCCGCCGCGGGCCGACTGCTGCTCGAAGGCGTCGCCGAATCCGCCGAATCCACCGCCGCCGAAGTCGCGCATGAAGGCGCGAAGCGCGTCGGCCAGATCAAACCCGGCGAAGTCGCCGAAGCCGCCGCCCGGAGGGGCCGCCGGCGCGTGTCCGAAGCGGTCGTAGTGCGCCCGCTTCTCCGGATCGCGCAGAATTTCGTATGCTTCGGCGGCCTCGCGGAACCGGGCTTCCGCCTCCTTGTTCCCGGGATTTCGGTCGGGATGCCACTTGAGCGCGTGCTGGCGATACGCCTTCTTGATCTCATCCTCCGACGCGCCGCGGGGCACGCCCAGCACTTCGTAGTAGTCCCGTTTGGCCACTACCGGGGCGCTCCCGATGGTGTCGTCGTCTCCGGAGCGGCGGTGCCCGAGGGACCCGCGACGATCACCTTCGCGTGCCGGAGCACGCGGTCACGGAAGCGGTAGCCCGGCTGCACGACCTCGACGATCGTGCCCGGC from Candidatus Eisenbacteria bacterium carries:
- the rpsU gene encoding 30S ribosomal protein S21, coding for MPGIRVKEGESFESALRRFKKKCEKAGVLADLRRHQHFEKPSERRKRKLNAAKRKMMARMKAE
- the dnaJ gene encoding molecular chaperone DnaJ encodes the protein MAKRDYYEVLGVPRGASEDEIKKAYRQHALKWHPDRNPGNKEAEARFREAAEAYEILRDPEKRAHYDRFGHAPAAPPGGGFGDFAGFDLADALRAFMRDFGGGGFGGFGDAFEQQSARGGPRERRGNTLELRLPLTLEEIATGVEKVVKIRHMRACSTCHGTGAKEGTTRKTCPVCHGSGQVRLVQRSILGQLINITTCDRCRGEGTVIETPCADCAGEGRRREQSELTIQVPAGVSNGNYIPLAGMGDVGPRGGAPGDLIAHIEEIEHDLFLRDGDDLLVEIPISVAKAALGGRIEVPTLGGGRAAIDVPAGTTPGKLLRLRGKGIRSLKRSKPGDLLVRIDLATPAKLSDRGKKLLQEFDELPEAKPAAPRRPRDDAGR
- a CDS encoding 16S rRNA (uracil(1498)-N(3))-methyltransferase; translated protein: MPKPRRPDTIFWVAPDAIRGDRLTLDREESHHLLHVHRAAPGTPFVAVDGVGGTYECLLESSDRRVAVGAIERRSSGQGELSVPITLLVGLPGAGPAETVVAHAVPLGALAIDFVACDRAGRQALESSRLERLSRVAVSALKQSRRSRLPAIRSSASLEAAIALLGDGPRYVADPGSQSRIKSASGELQGSISLAVGPPGGFTDEEGGRLLEAGFRPISLGGSRLTTETAAIALLAVVRNQLE